A single genomic interval of Ramlibacter pinisoli harbors:
- a CDS encoding acyl-CoA dehydrogenase family protein: protein MDFSLSDNQIMIRDSVRDFAEKELLPKYQHWDRTGEWLTPEYMKKIVDMGLLRLRLPEEYGGQGYSFVDCGIVCEEIGRADHQIRYIISNAIHLGEMASSLHPSLQKEWIPRIANGEMMSLAFTEPRGGADAGNIVTKATRDGDYWVLNGEKTSITFTGVSKVVFVSARTGGKGPRGLSFFCVPTDTPGLSTTNFERMGQKLDRGGSMFFDNVRIPDINMVGKENEGFIWAMTIIGYNRNFVPLACIGAAQKSLEETMEYLKQRQIMGKSASKWQGVAQELAICATQLEAARMLCYKALSLKDKGLRHDAESSMAKWWGVKVANEVLYTCMRLNGHYGWAKDLPHEQRLRDCLGMESADGPREVHLGIIARDILGRDHAPF, encoded by the coding sequence ATGGATTTCAGCCTGAGCGACAACCAGATCATGATCCGCGACTCGGTGCGCGACTTCGCCGAGAAGGAGCTGCTGCCCAAGTACCAGCACTGGGACCGCACCGGCGAATGGCTCACGCCCGAGTACATGAAGAAGATCGTCGACATGGGCCTGCTGCGCCTGCGCCTGCCCGAGGAGTACGGCGGCCAGGGCTACTCGTTCGTCGACTGCGGCATCGTCTGCGAAGAGATCGGCCGGGCCGACCACCAGATCCGCTACATCATCTCCAACGCCATCCACCTGGGCGAGATGGCCTCGTCCCTGCACCCGTCGCTGCAAAAGGAATGGATCCCGCGCATCGCCAACGGCGAGATGATGTCGCTGGCCTTCACCGAGCCGCGCGGCGGCGCCGACGCCGGCAACATCGTCACCAAGGCCACCCGCGACGGCGACTACTGGGTGCTCAACGGCGAGAAGACCAGCATCACCTTCACCGGCGTGTCGAAGGTGGTGTTCGTCTCGGCGCGCACCGGGGGCAAGGGGCCGCGTGGCCTGTCGTTCTTCTGCGTCCCGACCGACACGCCCGGCCTGTCGACGACCAACTTCGAGCGCATGGGCCAGAAGCTGGATCGCGGCGGCAGCATGTTCTTCGACAACGTGCGGATCCCCGACATCAACATGGTCGGCAAGGAGAACGAGGGCTTCATCTGGGCCATGACCATCATCGGCTACAACCGCAACTTCGTGCCGCTGGCCTGCATCGGCGCCGCGCAGAAGTCGCTGGAGGAGACGATGGAGTACCTCAAGCAGCGCCAGATCATGGGCAAGTCGGCCAGCAAGTGGCAGGGCGTCGCGCAGGAGCTCGCCATCTGCGCCACCCAGCTGGAGGCGGCCCGCATGCTCTGCTACAAGGCGCTGTCGCTCAAGGACAAGGGCCTGCGCCACGATGCCGAGTCGTCGATGGCGAAATGGTGGGGCGTCAAGGTCGCCAACGAGGTCCTCTACACCTGCATGCGCCTGAACGGGCACTACGGCTGGGCGAAGGATCTCCCGCACGAGCAGCGCCTGCGCGACTGCCTGGGCATGGAGTCGGCCGACGGCCCGCGTGAAGTGCACCTGGGCATCATTGCCCGCGACATCCTGGGTCGGGACCACGCGCCGTTCTGA
- a CDS encoding thiamine pyrophosphate-binding protein, translating to MDRHQIPTHEALALQLQRLGIECVFGLMSDETATLIASIDACGIRFVSARHENNAVAMAEGYAASSGRLGMALIGRGPATANGLHGTVYARKTASRVLLMLGAPAGIPPDPNGFGPDTKALDAVAVLRAAGVRHMTMHDAHTAPQVLVQAAAAAQQGLMALLLPMNVLNGSTPAEAVRAPGPATAPPVAVAPREAAIEAAAALLQRARRPLILAGHGAHRAGARDALIRLADHLGAALATTMKAKDLFRGHPFDCGVVGSFSHGAGRRLVGEADCVLAFGAGLNQRTTSQGTSLPADAPLIQVDTSREALGRWLHCDVAVVGDARLTAQRLLEAVPARPDADMPLRAEAFRRVLAEYRPERDFEPRHTARTLDPRSVGVELDRLLPADRNVVYDAGNFLQCAPYVSVPGPAHIKQASDFSSIGMGFGTALGFARGDPQRTTVLFIGDGAFLMTMSELETTAREGIPLVVVVMNDCAYGAELHVLRLRGMPVGTTQFPDVDYATVAAAFGFRTVTVRTVDDLRALGPLLAAPDGPVLVDCKINGAVAAGFLEETAPKKPA from the coding sequence ATGGACCGCCACCAGATTCCCACCCACGAAGCCCTGGCCCTGCAGTTGCAGCGCCTGGGCATCGAGTGCGTCTTCGGCCTCATGAGCGACGAGACCGCGACACTGATCGCCAGCATCGACGCCTGCGGCATCCGCTTCGTCAGTGCGCGGCACGAGAACAACGCCGTGGCGATGGCCGAGGGCTATGCCGCATCCAGCGGCAGGCTGGGCATGGCGCTGATCGGCCGCGGCCCGGCGACGGCGAACGGCCTGCACGGCACGGTGTATGCACGCAAGACCGCTTCGCGCGTGTTGCTGATGCTCGGCGCCCCGGCCGGCATCCCGCCCGATCCCAACGGCTTCGGGCCCGACACCAAGGCGCTGGATGCCGTGGCGGTGCTGCGCGCGGCCGGCGTGCGGCACATGACCATGCACGACGCGCACACCGCGCCACAGGTGCTGGTGCAAGCCGCGGCGGCAGCGCAGCAGGGCCTGATGGCGTTGCTGCTGCCCATGAACGTGCTGAACGGCAGCACCCCCGCCGAGGCAGTGCGCGCGCCAGGGCCGGCGACCGCCCCGCCCGTCGCCGTGGCGCCGCGCGAGGCCGCGATCGAGGCCGCGGCGGCGCTGCTGCAGCGCGCCCGGCGGCCCCTCATCCTGGCGGGACACGGCGCCCACCGGGCCGGGGCGCGCGATGCGCTCATCCGCCTGGCCGACCACCTGGGCGCCGCACTGGCGACGACGATGAAGGCCAAGGACCTGTTCCGCGGCCATCCGTTCGATTGCGGCGTGGTCGGCTCGTTCTCGCACGGCGCCGGGCGCCGGCTGGTGGGCGAGGCCGATTGCGTGCTCGCGTTCGGCGCCGGCCTCAACCAGCGCACCACCAGCCAGGGCACCTCGCTGCCGGCGGACGCCCCGCTGATCCAGGTCGATACCTCGCGCGAGGCGCTGGGCCGGTGGCTGCACTGCGACGTGGCCGTCGTCGGCGACGCGCGGCTGACGGCGCAGCGGCTGCTGGAGGCTGTCCCTGCACGTCCCGATGCCGACATGCCGTTGCGCGCGGAAGCGTTCCGCCGCGTGCTGGCGGAGTACCGGCCCGAGCGCGACTTCGAGCCCAGGCACACGGCCCGCACGCTGGACCCGCGCAGCGTGGGCGTGGAGCTCGATCGCCTGCTGCCGGCCGACCGCAACGTGGTCTATGACGCGGGCAATTTCCTGCAGTGCGCACCGTACGTCTCGGTCCCCGGGCCGGCGCACATCAAGCAGGCCAGTGATTTCTCGTCCATCGGCATGGGCTTCGGCACGGCCCTCGGCTTCGCGCGCGGCGATCCGCAGCGCACCACCGTGCTGTTCATCGGCGACGGCGCCTTCCTGATGACGATGAGCGAGCTGGAAACGACGGCCCGCGAAGGCATCCCGCTGGTGGTGGTGGTGATGAACGATTGCGCGTACGGCGCCGAGCTGCACGTCCTGCGGCTGCGCGGCATGCCGGTGGGCACCACCCAGTTCCCGGACGTCGACTACGCCACGGTCGCTGCGGCCTTCGGCTTCCGGACGGTAACCGTGCGCACCGTGGACGACCTGCGGGCGCTCGGGCCGCTGCTGGCGGCGCCGGATGGTCCGGTGCTGGTGGATTGCAAGATCAACGGGGCGGTCGCGGCGGGTTTCCTGGAAGAGACAGCGCCGAAGAAGCCCGCCTGA
- a CDS encoding CaiB/BaiF CoA transferase family protein: protein MRTSTSASPLAALDGIRVIEIGTFISAPFAATLLADFGAEVIKLELPDGGDPMRTLGEYPPGGDSSYWWSAMGRNKRSVALDVRTPQGRDILGRLLEKADVLVENFRPGTLDRWGITREWLREKSPDLVIARISGYGQDGPWRDVPGFDRNAQAFSGLVYVTGEPDMPPQQAGLPVCDFNAGLWSAFGIVTALLGQLRHRQPGGNEIDLALYETMLPFLKDMPQRFRHQGRVTQRTGNTPDYVSPGGSYRTGSGEWIFISGTGDTVFRRLMHAVGRPDMAESEQFRQNKDRVAHRPLLDGAINQWLLARNTDDALAQLQAADVPAVKIQSIEDVMTHPQVLARGNFLDVPDHGEGDVCMPAPLPRMAGMPAAVRWPGEHLGESTRRVLREELGVGEEEFARLQALKVIGS, encoded by the coding sequence ATGAGAACCTCTACCTCTGCAAGTCCTCTCGCCGCGCTTGATGGCATCCGGGTCATCGAGATCGGGACCTTCATTTCCGCGCCGTTCGCCGCGACGTTGCTGGCGGACTTCGGCGCCGAAGTCATCAAGCTCGAGCTGCCCGACGGTGGGGATCCGATGCGCACGCTCGGCGAATATCCGCCCGGCGGCGACAGCAGCTACTGGTGGTCGGCGATGGGGCGCAACAAGCGCTCCGTGGCGCTGGATGTGCGCACGCCGCAGGGGCGCGACATCCTGGGCCGGTTGCTCGAGAAAGCGGACGTGCTGGTCGAGAACTTCCGTCCCGGCACGCTCGACCGCTGGGGCATCACGCGCGAGTGGCTGCGTGAAAAGTCCCCCGATCTCGTCATCGCGCGCATCAGCGGCTACGGCCAGGATGGGCCATGGCGGGACGTGCCGGGCTTCGACCGCAACGCCCAGGCGTTCTCCGGCCTCGTGTACGTCACGGGCGAGCCGGACATGCCGCCCCAGCAGGCCGGCTTGCCGGTGTGCGATTTCAACGCGGGTCTGTGGTCGGCCTTCGGCATCGTGACGGCGCTGCTGGGCCAGTTGCGTCACCGGCAGCCCGGCGGCAACGAGATCGACCTGGCGCTGTACGAGACCATGCTCCCCTTCCTCAAGGACATGCCGCAGCGCTTCCGGCACCAGGGCCGCGTGACCCAGCGCACGGGCAACACCCCCGACTACGTGTCCCCGGGCGGCTCCTACCGGACCGGGAGCGGCGAATGGATCTTCATCAGCGGCACCGGCGACACGGTGTTCCGGCGCCTGATGCACGCGGTGGGCCGTCCCGACATGGCCGAGTCGGAGCAGTTCCGCCAGAACAAGGATCGGGTTGCGCACCGCCCGCTGCTGGACGGGGCCATCAACCAGTGGCTGCTCGCGCGCAACACGGACGACGCCCTCGCGCAACTGCAGGCCGCCGACGTGCCGGCCGTGAAGATCCAGAGCATCGAGGACGTGATGACGCATCCGCAGGTGCTGGCACGCGGCAACTTCCTGGACGTGCCGGACCATGGCGAGGGTGATGTCTGCATGCCCGCGCCACTGCCGCGCATGGCCGGGATGCCGGCCGCCGTCCGCTGGCCGGGCGAGCACCTCGGCGAGTCGACCCGGCGCGTCCTGCGCGAGGAGCTGGGCGTCGGCGAGGAGGAGTTCGCGCGGTTGCAGGCGCTGAAGGTCATCGGCTCCTGA
- a CDS encoding Bug family tripartite tricarboxylate transporter substrate binding protein yields MTPIARRSLVTWLALSAIGVAAQDFPARPIRIVVPTSVATTSDLTARFLAEQMGRELGTSVVVDNRTGSNGILGVTSFLSAPHDGHTLLLTYSGIYANAALYKSVPYDPVKDFRILAGVNQVFLVLVAAPGFAPNSIRQLVEVARDKPGEVTYASASVGSSTHLGPELLASRTGIKLRHIPYKGGAQAVADVTGGHVQLAMTALPTALPLIASGKLKALAVTGSHRSAMLPDVPTLEESGVPKAEVTSRQALVAPAGIPEAAAARLTEVLTRIMATPEYARFLVANGIEKELVPPDAYAKTGPEELRKWTEMVTLSGARLD; encoded by the coding sequence ATGACCCCGATCGCACGCAGGTCCCTCGTCACCTGGCTGGCCCTGTCCGCCATCGGCGTCGCTGCCCAGGACTTTCCGGCCCGGCCGATCCGCATCGTGGTGCCGACGTCGGTCGCCACGACCTCCGATCTCACCGCGCGCTTCCTGGCCGAGCAGATGGGCCGGGAGCTCGGGACCAGCGTGGTGGTGGACAACCGCACGGGCAGCAACGGGATCCTGGGGGTCACCAGCTTCCTGTCGGCGCCGCACGACGGCCACACGCTGCTGCTCACGTACTCGGGCATCTACGCCAATGCCGCGCTCTACAAGAGCGTCCCCTACGACCCCGTCAAGGATTTCCGGATCCTGGCCGGCGTCAACCAGGTCTTCCTGGTGCTGGTGGCCGCGCCCGGCTTCGCGCCGAACAGCATCCGGCAGCTGGTGGAGGTGGCGCGGGACAAGCCCGGCGAAGTCACCTATGCCTCGGCCAGCGTCGGCAGTTCCACCCACCTGGGGCCCGAACTGCTGGCCAGCCGGACGGGCATCAAGCTGCGCCACATTCCGTACAAGGGCGGGGCGCAGGCGGTTGCCGACGTGACCGGAGGCCATGTGCAGCTCGCGATGACGGCACTGCCCACCGCGCTGCCGCTCATCGCCAGCGGCAAGTTGAAGGCGCTGGCCGTGACGGGCAGCCACCGCTCGGCGATGCTGCCGGACGTCCCCACGCTCGAGGAGAGCGGCGTGCCCAAGGCCGAAGTCACGTCGCGGCAGGCACTCGTCGCGCCGGCGGGCATTCCCGAAGCGGCCGCGGCGCGGTTGACCGAGGTGCTGACCCGGATCATGGCGACGCCGGAGTACGCCAGGTTCCTGGTCGCCAACGGCATCGAGAAGGAACTGGTGCCACCCGATGCCTATGCGAAGACCGGACCCGAGGAACTGCGCAAGTGGACCGAGATGGTGACGCTCAGCGGAGCGCGGCTGGATTGA
- a CDS encoding citramalate synthase, whose protein sequence is MNWPTVIYSEEIVREGFGIADPKIPLSARVELIEALSATGLKRISVGAFVSPRYVPQMAVFEELLRSFRPVPGVSYLTFAHTAKARKIAAQFSPPLTVEDELCTLFVDICDVHQRRNVNRSIEQAMQAWPETIADAKARGITQARVAIYSAWGSNFLGKFSQEYRLSMLARQIDLLRAAGLEVAEIGLHDSQSWCLPHEMEQDLQEIKRRWPQVRQFHLHMHDARGMALPSLYAALRTLDASDTVLVDGTLGGLGGGQYCGNGMASGMVATEDFLHMLEGMGIPTGVDMDKLVECVWLLERLLGVTAFGHVSKAGPRPQAGAFYDPNLPAVESLKAARHFKHGPAAYEGEGYSPWKLPITGPWFQGTDPRRNS, encoded by the coding sequence GTGAACTGGCCGACCGTCATCTACAGCGAAGAGATCGTCCGCGAAGGCTTCGGCATCGCCGACCCGAAGATCCCGCTGTCCGCGCGCGTCGAGCTGATCGAGGCGCTGTCGGCCACCGGCCTCAAGCGCATCAGCGTGGGCGCGTTCGTCAGCCCGCGCTACGTGCCGCAGATGGCGGTGTTCGAGGAACTGCTGCGCTCCTTCCGGCCGGTGCCCGGCGTCAGCTACCTGACGTTCGCCCACACGGCCAAGGCGCGCAAGATCGCCGCCCAGTTCTCGCCGCCGCTGACGGTCGAGGACGAGCTGTGCACCCTGTTCGTCGACATCTGCGACGTGCACCAGCGCCGCAACGTCAACCGGTCCATCGAGCAGGCCATGCAGGCCTGGCCCGAGACCATCGCCGACGCGAAGGCGCGCGGCATCACCCAGGCGCGGGTGGCCATCTACTCGGCCTGGGGGTCCAACTTCCTCGGCAAGTTCAGCCAGGAGTACCGCCTGTCCATGCTGGCGCGCCAGATCGACCTGCTGCGCGCCGCCGGCCTCGAGGTGGCGGAGATCGGCCTGCACGATTCGCAGAGCTGGTGCCTGCCGCACGAGATGGAGCAGGACCTGCAGGAGATCAAGCGCCGCTGGCCGCAGGTCCGGCAGTTCCACCTGCACATGCATGACGCCCGGGGCATGGCGCTGCCGTCGCTGTACGCCGCGCTGCGCACGCTGGACGCGTCGGACACCGTCCTGGTCGACGGCACGCTCGGAGGACTGGGCGGCGGCCAGTACTGCGGCAACGGCATGGCCTCCGGCATGGTGGCGACGGAAGACTTCCTGCACATGCTCGAAGGCATGGGCATTCCGACCGGCGTCGACATGGACAAGCTGGTCGAGTGCGTGTGGCTGCTCGAGCGGCTGCTCGGCGTCACCGCCTTCGGCCACGTGTCCAAGGCCGGCCCGCGCCCGCAGGCGGGCGCCTTCTACGACCCCAACCTGCCTGCCGTCGAGAGCCTGAAGGCGGCCAGGCACTTCAAGCACGGTCCCGCCGCCTACGAGGGCGAGGGCTATTCGCCCTGGAAGCTGCCGATCACCGGCCCATGGTTCCAGGGGACCGACCCACGACGGAATTCCTGA
- a CDS encoding Bug family tripartite tricarboxylate transporter substrate binding protein — protein MNDSYRIDRRRLLGAGAAAGALWAVGLPSPAQAQGDYPSRTIKIVVPYSAGTGSDALARTVAQGITEKTGKTVVVENREGGGSLIGTMAVVKAPADGYTILIAANPMVIVPAAQSQPQYNPTRDLVPVAKVAVIPLVLATTPSLGFKTLRDLIAYAKANPGKLSYGSSGPGTSSQQEMEVFKQAAGIDIAEVPYKSTAQAMTDLIGGTLTVFPVVVPLVSQHIQSGRATALAVLDVQRSQLLPDVPAVTEQLNAPGYVPSPVWYGFVAPTGTPAQVVNALSGMINAAMETNEAKTRLTALGAQRIAVSNEQFATDVKIEYDKAGALARKLGTFK, from the coding sequence ATGAACGACAGCTACCGCATCGATCGCCGCCGCCTGCTGGGCGCCGGCGCCGCAGCCGGCGCCCTGTGGGCCGTCGGCCTGCCGTCGCCCGCGCAGGCGCAGGGCGACTATCCCAGCCGGACGATCAAGATCGTCGTGCCCTATTCGGCCGGCACCGGCAGCGATGCCCTGGCCCGGACCGTGGCGCAGGGCATCACCGAGAAGACCGGCAAGACCGTGGTGGTCGAGAACCGCGAGGGTGGCGGCAGCCTGATCGGGACCATGGCCGTGGTGAAGGCGCCCGCCGACGGCTACACGATCCTGATCGCGGCCAACCCCATGGTCATCGTGCCGGCTGCCCAGTCGCAGCCGCAGTACAACCCGACTCGCGACCTGGTGCCGGTGGCCAAGGTCGCGGTGATCCCGCTGGTGCTGGCGACCACCCCCAGCCTGGGCTTCAAGACCTTGCGCGACCTCATCGCCTACGCCAAGGCCAATCCGGGCAAGCTCAGCTACGGCTCGTCCGGTCCGGGCACCAGCAGCCAGCAGGAGATGGAGGTCTTCAAGCAGGCGGCCGGTATCGACATCGCGGAGGTGCCGTACAAGAGCACCGCGCAGGCCATGACCGACCTGATCGGGGGCACCCTCACCGTGTTCCCGGTCGTGGTGCCGCTGGTGTCACAGCACATCCAGTCGGGCCGGGCGACGGCACTGGCGGTGCTGGACGTCCAACGGTCGCAACTGCTCCCGGACGTGCCGGCCGTCACCGAGCAGCTGAATGCACCCGGCTACGTGCCCAGCCCCGTCTGGTACGGCTTCGTCGCGCCCACCGGCACGCCGGCGCAGGTCGTCAACGCGCTGTCCGGCATGATCAACGCCGCGATGGAGACCAATGAAGCCAAGACGCGCCTGACGGCGCTCGGCGCCCAGCGCATCGCCGTCAGCAACGAGCAGTTCGCCACCGACGTCAAGATCGAGTACGACAAGGCCGGCGCCCTGGCCAGGAAACTGGGAACCTTCAAGTAG
- a CDS encoding CaiB/BaiF CoA transferase family protein yields the protein MGPLHGLKVIELAGIGPGPMAAMLLADLGATVLRVDRREPAGLGVPRPQKYDLLLRNRRSLPLDLKDPAAVELVLDMVSRSDVLIEGFRPGVTERLGLGPDECLARNPKLIYGRITGWGQDGPLAQDVGHDLNYIALTGALHAIGRAGQAPAPPINLVGDFGGGTLYLVIGILAALQEMRVSGKGQVIDAAMVDGVASLMTQPHGTFAAGMMSNERGTNITDSGAPFYDAYQCSDGKWVSLAPVEAKFYAAALRVLGLEDLLAEQWTRDRWPQAKARIAATFLTRTRDQWCAAFEGVEACFAPVLTIDEAPQHPHLQARGTYTEIDGVTQPMPAPRFSRTPPDKPKPFRPWVAREAGEILGPWLDEAAIASARRAGVVE from the coding sequence GTGGGACCTCTGCATGGACTGAAGGTGATCGAACTCGCGGGCATCGGTCCCGGCCCGATGGCCGCGATGCTGCTGGCCGACCTGGGCGCGACGGTGCTGCGCGTCGACCGCAGGGAGCCGGCCGGCCTGGGCGTGCCGCGGCCGCAGAAGTACGACCTGCTGCTGCGCAACCGCCGCTCGCTGCCGCTCGACCTGAAGGATCCGGCCGCGGTGGAGCTGGTGCTGGACATGGTGAGCCGTTCCGACGTCCTGATCGAGGGATTCCGTCCGGGCGTCACCGAGCGGCTGGGGCTCGGTCCGGACGAGTGCCTGGCGCGCAATCCGAAACTGATCTACGGGCGCATCACCGGCTGGGGGCAGGACGGCCCGCTCGCCCAGGATGTCGGGCACGACCTGAACTACATCGCCTTGACCGGCGCCCTGCACGCCATCGGGCGCGCCGGGCAGGCCCCGGCGCCGCCGATCAACCTGGTGGGAGATTTCGGCGGCGGAACCCTGTACCTGGTGATCGGCATCCTCGCCGCGCTGCAGGAGATGCGGGTGTCGGGCAAGGGGCAGGTGATCGACGCTGCCATGGTCGACGGGGTCGCCTCGCTCATGACCCAGCCGCACGGCACCTTCGCCGCCGGCATGATGAGCAACGAGCGCGGCACCAACATCACCGACTCGGGGGCGCCGTTCTACGACGCCTACCAGTGCTCCGACGGCAAGTGGGTGTCGCTGGCACCGGTGGAAGCGAAGTTCTATGCCGCGGCGCTGCGCGTCCTGGGCCTGGAGGACCTGCTCGCCGAGCAGTGGACCCGCGACCGCTGGCCGCAGGCCAAGGCCCGCATCGCCGCGACCTTCCTGACCCGCACGCGCGATCAGTGGTGCGCCGCCTTCGAGGGCGTGGAAGCATGCTTCGCCCCGGTGCTGACGATCGACGAGGCGCCGCAGCACCCGCACCTCCAGGCCAGGGGCACCTACACGGAGATCGACGGCGTGACGCAACCGATGCCGGCACCGCGCTTCAGCCGCACGCCGCCGGACAAGCCGAAACCGTTCCGGCCGTGGGTCGCCCGCGAGGCCGGGGAGATCCTCGGTCCCTGGCTCGACGAGGCTGCCATCGCCAGCGCACGGCGGGCCGGCGTCGTCGAGTGA
- a CDS encoding Bug family tripartite tricarboxylate transporter substrate binding protein yields MTIQRRAFTFAVLGGAAFAAGAQSYPARPVRFIVPFPAGQGTDVATRHLAEQLTRSLGQNFYVDNRPGAASRLGVEMLARAAPDGYTIGIGTSGSHTINPAVFPNLGYDPDKDFEPICLTGMLPLVVAAHPAFPANSIAELVAAAKARPDSLNVALPALPQRIAFELLRQQAGAPLFPVPYKGTSTALPEVMSGQVPLIIDSLTALKPHVDSGKLKALAVTSLKSTDLMPGVKSVAEQGVQGYELTAWNAVFAPKGTPAPIVAQLGAEIRRILQQPETRQRMAALGFEIVGSTSQQLADTVRSERERWERIVRANNIQAE; encoded by the coding sequence ATGACCATCCAACGCCGGGCCTTCACCTTCGCCGTCCTCGGGGGCGCCGCGTTCGCGGCCGGCGCGCAGTCCTATCCCGCCAGGCCGGTGCGCTTCATCGTGCCTTTCCCGGCCGGGCAGGGGACGGACGTGGCCACGCGGCACCTGGCCGAACAGCTGACCAGGTCGCTCGGCCAGAACTTCTACGTCGACAACCGGCCCGGCGCGGCGTCGCGGCTGGGGGTCGAGATGCTGGCCCGCGCGGCCCCCGACGGCTACACCATCGGCATCGGGACGTCGGGCTCGCACACGATCAATCCGGCGGTGTTCCCCAACCTGGGCTACGACCCGGACAAGGACTTCGAGCCGATCTGCCTCACGGGGATGCTGCCGCTGGTGGTGGCCGCCCATCCCGCCTTCCCGGCCAATTCCATTGCCGAACTGGTCGCCGCGGCCAAGGCCAGGCCGGACTCGCTGAACGTGGCCCTGCCGGCATTGCCCCAGCGCATCGCCTTCGAACTGCTGCGCCAGCAGGCGGGTGCGCCGCTGTTCCCGGTGCCGTACAAGGGCACCTCCACGGCGCTGCCCGAGGTGATGAGCGGGCAGGTGCCGCTGATCATCGACAGCCTGACGGCGCTCAAGCCGCACGTCGACTCGGGCAAGCTCAAGGCGCTGGCCGTCACCTCGCTGAAATCGACCGACCTGATGCCGGGCGTGAAGTCGGTGGCGGAGCAGGGCGTCCAGGGCTACGAGCTCACCGCCTGGAACGCGGTCTTCGCCCCCAAGGGAACGCCGGCGCCCATCGTGGCCCAGCTCGGCGCGGAGATCCGCAGGATCCTGCAGCAGCCCGAGACCCGGCAGCGGATGGCCGCCCTCGGCTTCGAGATCGTCGGCAGCACGTCACAGCAGCTGGCCGACACCGTGCGGAGCGAGCGCGAGCGGTGGGAACGCATCGTCCGCGCGAACAACATCCAGGCCGAATGA
- a CDS encoding Bug family tripartite tricarboxylate transporter substrate binding protein, translated as MRSPALPAVARRRLVLGGAMGLGLVAAGHAQSWPSRPIRAIVNSATGGLTDVVARLLGAKLTASLGQPFVVDNRPGAAGLLGAEAVAKAEPDGHTVGVLASAITVAPALMPGTVFDAARDLAPIALLMSTPLVLVTHPNSPYRTLASLVADARARPGQVPIASGGNATMTHLVAEQFQAEAGLTLIHIPYKGGGPALNDVLANQVPAYFDTLNTSIKLVQEGRLRALAVVAPQRVPGLPDVPTIAEAGYPGVQGRAWYALVAPAGTPAAIVARLNEEVNKALAAPEVRERMTSLGGTIEGGPPKVLAELIQSEVPRWARLVKDRRISL; from the coding sequence ATGCGTTCTCCCGCTCTCCCGGCCGTGGCGCGCCGGCGCCTGGTGCTCGGCGGCGCCATGGGGCTCGGACTCGTCGCCGCCGGGCATGCGCAGTCCTGGCCGTCCAGGCCGATCCGCGCGATCGTCAATTCCGCCACCGGCGGACTCACCGACGTGGTCGCCCGCCTCCTCGGCGCGAAGCTGACCGCGTCGCTCGGCCAGCCCTTCGTCGTGGACAACCGTCCCGGCGCCGCCGGCCTGCTCGGTGCCGAGGCCGTCGCCAAGGCGGAGCCGGATGGCCACACGGTCGGTGTCCTGGCCAGCGCGATCACGGTCGCTCCGGCGCTGATGCCCGGCACCGTGTTCGACGCGGCCAGGGACCTCGCGCCGATCGCGCTGCTCATGTCCACGCCCCTGGTCCTCGTGACGCACCCGAACTCGCCGTACCGCACGCTGGCCTCGCTGGTGGCGGATGCCAGGGCGCGGCCGGGGCAGGTGCCCATCGCCTCGGGTGGCAATGCCACCATGACCCACCTGGTGGCCGAGCAGTTCCAGGCGGAGGCCGGGCTGACCCTGATCCACATTCCGTACAAGGGCGGCGGCCCGGCCCTCAACGACGTCCTGGCCAACCAGGTGCCCGCCTATTTCGACACCCTGAACACCAGCATCAAGCTGGTGCAGGAGGGGCGCCTGCGGGCGCTGGCCGTTGTCGCGCCGCAGCGTGTGCCCGGGCTGCCGGACGTGCCCACCATCGCCGAGGCCGGGTACCCCGGTGTCCAGGGTCGCGCGTGGTACGCGCTGGTGGCGCCGGCCGGCACGCCGGCGGCCATCGTGGCCCGGCTCAACGAGGAAGTGAACAAGGCCCTGGCGGCCCCGGAGGTGCGCGAGCGCATGACATCTCTGGGCGGGACGATCGAAGGCGGGCCACCCAAGGTGCTCGCTGAACTCATCCAGTCCGAGGTGCCGCGCTGGGCGCGCCTGGTGAAGGACCGTCGCATCAGCCTGTAA
- a CDS encoding PaaI family thioesterase yields the protein MADPRAQGWEPLEYVDDFTTLVGPLWARGSGAQCEYGFVVERKHISRFSRLHGAMVMWLADKAMSMAAWEAAGQPEQFATLQLDTQFIRVVQEGAFVHAQCEVVRRTRSIVFVKATLLSDGEPVASTTGIWKFR from the coding sequence ATGGCCGATCCGCGCGCGCAGGGCTGGGAACCGCTGGAGTACGTGGACGACTTCACCACGCTGGTGGGGCCGTTGTGGGCGCGCGGCAGCGGGGCGCAGTGCGAGTACGGCTTCGTGGTCGAGCGCAAGCACATCAGCCGCTTCTCGCGCCTGCACGGCGCCATGGTCATGTGGCTGGCCGACAAGGCCATGTCCATGGCCGCGTGGGAGGCGGCCGGCCAGCCGGAACAGTTCGCCACCCTCCAGCTCGACACCCAGTTCATCCGGGTCGTGCAGGAGGGCGCGTTCGTGCACGCGCAGTGCGAGGTCGTGCGCCGGACGCGCTCGATCGTCTTCGTCAAGGCCACCTTGCTGAGTGACGGCGAGCCGGTCGCCTCCACCACCGGCATCTGGAAATTCCGCTGA